Part of the Pseudodesulfovibrio hydrargyri genome is shown below.
ACAAAAGCGGCGGCCGGGGGAGTGCACGCCCCGGCCGCCGCATGGATTCAACGGGTTTCGCCCGGCTCAGGACCAGATCTTCTCGGGCATGTAGGGGTGGGTGCCCTCGATGACCTCGATGCCGGATTTGGCCTGGATCTTGGTGATCACGTCGTCGGCGTGGGCGCAGTGGTCGGACAGGCACGGACCGATGTGAATCGTTGTGGGCTGCTCGTTCAAGGGCACGTTCCAGAGCTTGACCTGGGCCAGACGCTGGACAATGGACGCCCCCGGACAGCCGCCGCAATTGAGGATGCCCAGGACCTCGGCCTCCCGGTCCCGGTAGCGTTCGAACTGCCCCTCCCGCCGGTTGAAGGCAACCAGGCAGCGGGAACAGCCGATGCAGACGTCATCCATGGTATTGCGGCACCCGATGATGAGAATCTTTTCCATGCGAACCTCCTGTGGATAGTTGTTCCTCCTCACTGGTCCATTTGAACGCATGCGTCAATATTCATACTTTGCCGGGAATAAATACCGGCCGCAATAGTGCGAAAAGAGGTGACCACAAGGGCCAAAAAGGCGTATACGGGCGTGTCTGCCGGAGACCGATCCGGGTTTCGCGTCCGGGAACGGGGCGATCGGCCGCCGCGTTGGTGAGCGATCCTGCACACCTCGTCGGCACTTGTGCAACAACCGGCAT
Proteins encoded:
- a CDS encoding CGGC domain-containing protein, whose amino-acid sequence is MEKILIIGCRNTMDDVCIGCSRCLVAFNRREGQFERYRDREAEVLGILNCGGCPGASIVQRLAQVKLWNVPLNEQPTTIHIGPCLSDHCAHADDVITKIQAKSGIEVIEGTHPYMPEKIWS